CTCAGATCCTTTTCGCTCGTAATTAGGCGCGGGAGGCCGCTTCAATGGCCGTCGTGTCCAGCGCAATGCCCGGGCCCATGGTCGAGCTCAGGTAAACGCCCTTCAGGTACTTGCCCTTCGCGGCAGATGGCTTCGCTTTGATCACGCTGGTGATAACGGTGGTTGCGTTTTCGACCAGCTTGTCGGAAGTAAACGACAGCTTGCCCACCGGAACGTGAACCAGAGCGCCCTTGTCGGTACGGAACTCGACCTTACCGGCCTTTACTTCCTGCACCGCCTTGGCGATGTCCATGGTCACGGTGCCGGTTTTCGGGTTGGGCATGAGGCCACGAGGACCCAGCACCTTACCGAGACGACCGACCGACTTCATCATGTCGGGAGTGGCGATCAAGGCGTCGAAGTCGGTCCTGTTCTCTTTCTGGATCTTCTCGACCATGTCTTCGCCGCCGACAAAATCAGCGCCTGCCGCTTCCGCTTCACGGACTTTTTCGCCCGAGGCGATCACGAGCACTTTCTTCGACCTGCCGAGTCCGTGCGGAAGAACGACCGTGCCGCGGACCATCTGGTCTGCGTGCTTGGGGTCCACGCCGAGACGCATGGTGAGATCCACGGTCTCATCGAACTTGGCGAACTTTACTTTCTGCAAAAGCGGCACGGCTTCGGCCAGCGTGTATGCACGCTGCTCGACCGCCTGACGCGCTTTGGTTACGTTTTTTCCAGCTTTGCGAGGCATTTCACTCCTTGTCTCCCACGGCATTCCTTTATTCCGGAGGCAGTGGTATTTGCGACTATGCG
This Terriglobales bacterium DNA region includes the following protein-coding sequences:
- the rplA gene encoding 50S ribosomal protein L1, which gives rise to MPRKAGKNVTKARQAVEQRAYTLAEAVPLLQKVKFAKFDETVDLTMRLGVDPKHADQMVRGTVVLPHGLGRSKKVLVIASGEKVREAEAAGADFVGGEDMVEKIQKENRTDFDALIATPDMMKSVGRLGKVLGPRGLMPNPKTGTVTMDIAKAVQEVKAGKVEFRTDKGALVHVPVGKLSFTSDKLVENATTVITSVIKAKPSAAKGKYLKGVYLSSTMGPGIALDTTAIEAASRA